In a genomic window of Variovorax paradoxus:
- a CDS encoding autotransporter-associated beta strand repeat-containing protein, whose amino-acid sequence MASSLTGAGGLVKEDLGTLVLDGSNSYSGGTTIKGGVLQIASDANLGAAVGGLALEGTTLHVTGDTVGTRTVSLGAGSNNFDIDKTVALNGTVSGTGSLRKIGAGTLRLGAANNYAGGTFVDVGTLATDVTGSLGSGAASVASGATLQLDGAFDAGTTAIGNQGTVRFQDKASAGTSTITNAKGSVLAFADDASATKATVLNQAGAQLRIDQSTAGVNVGALDGAGDVLLGAKALTTGGLNASTTVSGTIGGAGGSVIKVGNGALELSGANTYTGATIVAGGTLAANNASGSATGTGAVQVQSGATLAGTGSIAGTVNVAKGGVLSAGNGGAGTLTLGGLSLAEGAVLNYDLGQAGVAGGVLNDLVNVNGNLQLDGTLNVAETAGGKFGAGIYRLINYTGGLTDNGLDIGAAPGAAADLQVQTSVAQQVNLVNRAGLSLNFWDGGDSTRYNDGLVAGGSGTWRVGIPGDGWTGADGKINAAWAQGQFAVFGGVAGTVDVDDANGTVRITGAQFATNGYRLQGDAITLGSAATTVRVGDGTNAGAGMTATIASSLTGAGGLVKEDLGTLVLGGTSSYAGGTTIKGGVLQIASDANLGAATGGLALEGTTLHVTGDSAGTRTVSLGTGSNSFDIDAARTLALNGAVSGAGSLRKIGAGTLRLGAANNHAGGTFVDVGTLATGVAGALGSGAASVASGATLQLDGAFDAGSTAIGNQGTVRFQDKASAGTSTITNAAGGVLAFADDASATKAKVLNQAGAQLRIDQATTGVNVGALDGAGNVLLGAKALTTGGLNTSTTVSGTIGGADGSVVKVGSGTLTLTGANSYTGGTTVTGGTLSASNASGSATGAGAVLVQSGATLAGTGSIAGAVNVAKGGVLSAGNGGAGTLTLGGLSLADGAVLNYDLGQAGVAGGALNDLVNVNGNLQLDGTLNVAETAGGKFGAGIYRLINYTGGLTDNGLDIGSTPSAKTDLQVQTSVAQQVNLVNRAGLSLNFWDGGDSSKYNDGQVAGGSGTWRVGVPGDGWTGADGKINAAWVQDQFAVFGSSAGTVDVDDGNGTVRITGAQFATNGYRLQGDAIELGTAATTVRVGDGSAAGAGMTATIASSLTGAGSLVKEDLGTLVLEGGNSYSGGTTIKGGVLQIASDANLGAAAGSLALEGTTLHVTGDTASKRAVSLGAGSNNFDIDKTVALNGMVSGAGSLRKTGTGTLQLGSANAYVGGTDVAAGSVEALVTDALGTGAVSVAGNASLAFTNTADAGKLAITLAKRGSAPTDNGGFVAFRDSSSAGNATITANQDASVEFRDSASAGSSVIENRGGSTTLWFNAEGGKARITNFAGGRIDLLDDASAGQARLVNENGGVISFADRTSADQATVVNNAGGQLRIGSLTNAGVGIGSLEGAGDVFLGAKALTTGGLNTSTTVSGTISGGGGGGGGGSVVKVGSGTLSLSGANTYTGGTTVAGGTLAANNASGSATGTGTVQIQGGATLAGNGSIAGAVNIAKGGVLSAGNGGVGTLTLGSLSLADGAVLNYDLGQANTVGGPLNDLVNVNGNLQLDGTLNVAQSAGGSFGAGLYRLISYTGSLTDNGLDIGTAPGAAADLQVQTSVAQQVNLVNRAGLSLNFWDGSDASKYNDGLVAGGNGTWRVGVPGDGWTGADGKINAAWAQGQFAVFGGSAGTVTVSNAGGTVRINGAQFATNGYRVQGDEIELGNAATTVRVGDGTNAGTGMTATIASSLTGAGGLVKDDLGTLVLDGSNSYSGGTTIKGGILQIASDANLGAAAGGLALEGTTLRVTGDIASARTVSLGAGSNRFDVDAARTLALNGSVSGAGSLRKIGAGSLRLGAANAYAGGTFVDAGTLTTDVTGALGSGAASVAAGATLQLGGGFDAGTTAIGNQGTVRFQDKASAGTSTLTNAAGGVLAFADDASANKATVLNQAGAQVRIDQASVGVNVGALGGAGDVLLGAKALTTGGLNTSTTVSGVISGNGGSVVKVGSGTLDLIGANTYTGGTTVAGGALAVNNASGSATGTGGVQVASGAMLAGNGSVGGAVSIAKGGILSAGNGGVGTLTLGGLNLADGAVLNYDLGQANTVGGALNDRVQVNGNLQLDGTLNVAQSKGGVFGAGIYRLIDYTGSLTDNGLDIGSAPIAAKDLQVQTSVAQQVNLVNRAGLSLNFWDGGDNTKYNDGKVAGGNGTWRVGVPGDGWTGADGKINAAWAQDQFAVFGGTGGTVTVSNAGGTVRINGAQFAADGYVLQGDAIELGASGSVVRVGDGSGTDVTRSATVNVALTGAGGLVKDDVGRLILGGTNTYTGGTTVKAGVLQGNTASLQGGIVNDAEVVFDQAKAGSYAGAMSGTGKLRKIGTGTLTLTSANSYAGGTFVDAGTLATDVTGALGSGAASVASGATLQFGGKADLGSLSVANSGTVRLQGNASAGSASLVNASGAVLAFADDATADKATVSNASGAQVRIDQATTGVSIGTLGGAGDIALGAKALTLGGLNANSTLSGTIGGTGGALVKVGTGTLTLTGANTYTGGTTVGAGTLSVNNKSGSATGTGAVLVQSGATLAGSGSIAGAVTIDKGGILAAGNSPGTLTLGALTLAGGSTLNYELGQAGVPGGALNDLINVTGNLNLDGTLNIAQSAGGSFGPGLYRLMSYGGSFTDNGLDIGTVPGSAKVADLQVQTSVANQVNLVNRAGLSLNFWDGGDSTKYNDGQIAGGSGTWRVGNPQPSMDAWSDMDGKLNANWAQNQFAVFGGKAGTVTVDAAGGAVRIAGAQFATDGYVVQGDGIVVDNANSVIRVGDGTAAGATMTATLNVALSGTGGISKEDAGRLILGGANTYTGGTTVKGGVLQGSATSLQGNIVNNAEVAFDQGKTAGTYAGTMSGTGKLRKIGTGTLTLSSANSYSGGTLVDAGTLATEVTGALGSGAASVASGATLQFGGKADAGKLAIANAGTLRLQDIASAAGATVTNAAGGQVRIDLTTTGTSIGSLGGAGDVVLGTKTLTTGALGTDNTISGAITGTTGSLVKVGAGTLTLSGTSSYSGETRIAAGTLKAGATNAFSAASSAVVASGATLDLGGFSQKMTGLTNAGTVSLLGTVPGTTLTLTGPYVGNNGVLRLGAKLDNPGIADRLVLDGATASASGKTTVQVTNLGGLGARTSGAGIELISAKNGATTTAQTSKDAFVLSGGRVDAGAYEYRLYAGDAGGEGENWYLRTEAEPGASLPTYRAEASLFAALPNQLRQSNLGMLASLSQRIGDDDVRGSGGASTTSVDGGNRRAWGRLISTDMDIRQGGTVSPHAEGRVSGLQAGTDLWANANWRAGIYVGQLEGDTRVSGFSSGLLNGAAGRNDLRSQYLGLYGTFTSDDGFYADTVLQAGRHRYTVQPQLSAGVTGKGNSFLASIEVGKAFALGTGGWSVEPQLQLIHQRLRLDDVAIPGALVQQDADSSWTARAGVRIKGSFATSAGTLQPYARLNVYRSSKGNDIARFVNPAAITPVGAPIGGTSTELAAGFTLALSQRTSLYGELGKQWASGGVARVGSSVNAGVGVRVKW is encoded by the coding sequence ATCGCGTCGTCGCTGACCGGCGCGGGCGGATTGGTCAAGGAAGATCTGGGCACGCTGGTGCTCGATGGCAGCAACAGCTACAGCGGCGGTACCACCATCAAGGGCGGCGTGCTGCAGATCGCATCCGATGCAAATCTCGGCGCGGCCGTCGGCGGGCTCGCGCTCGAGGGCACCACTCTGCATGTGACGGGTGACACCGTCGGCACACGCACCGTGAGCCTGGGCGCGGGCAGCAACAACTTCGACATCGACAAGACCGTCGCGCTGAACGGCACTGTCAGCGGCACGGGCAGCCTGCGCAAGATCGGCGCGGGCACCTTGCGGCTCGGCGCTGCCAACAACTACGCGGGCGGTACCTTCGTCGATGTCGGCACGCTGGCCACCGACGTGACCGGTTCACTTGGCAGCGGCGCAGCGAGCGTGGCTTCGGGCGCCACCTTGCAACTGGATGGCGCATTCGACGCCGGCACCACGGCCATCGGCAACCAGGGCACCGTGCGCTTCCAGGACAAGGCCAGCGCGGGCACGTCCACCATCACGAATGCCAAGGGCAGCGTGCTGGCCTTCGCGGACGACGCATCGGCCACCAAGGCCACGGTGCTCAACCAGGCCGGCGCGCAACTGCGCATCGACCAGTCGACAGCGGGCGTGAACGTCGGCGCACTCGATGGCGCGGGCGACGTGCTGCTGGGCGCGAAGGCGCTGACGACCGGTGGGCTGAACGCCAGCACCACGGTGTCGGGCACGATCGGCGGCGCCGGCGGCTCCGTCATCAAGGTGGGCAATGGCGCGCTCGAGCTGAGCGGCGCGAACACCTACACCGGCGCGACCATCGTGGCGGGCGGCACGCTGGCCGCGAACAATGCAAGCGGCAGCGCAACCGGCACGGGCGCCGTGCAGGTGCAGTCGGGTGCCACGCTGGCGGGCACCGGCAGCATCGCGGGGACGGTGAACGTTGCCAAGGGCGGCGTGCTGTCCGCGGGCAATGGCGGCGCGGGCACGCTGACGCTGGGCGGCCTGAGCCTGGCCGAAGGTGCGGTGCTCAACTACGACCTGGGACAGGCGGGCGTTGCGGGCGGCGTGCTCAACGACCTCGTCAACGTCAACGGCAACCTGCAGCTCGATGGCACGCTCAATGTGGCCGAGACGGCCGGCGGCAAGTTCGGCGCGGGCATCTACCGGCTCATCAACTACACGGGCGGGTTGACCGACAACGGTCTCGACATCGGCGCGGCGCCGGGCGCGGCGGCCGACCTGCAGGTGCAGACCTCGGTGGCCCAGCAGGTCAACCTGGTCAATCGCGCGGGCCTGTCGCTGAACTTCTGGGACGGCGGCGACAGCACCAGGTACAACGACGGCCTGGTGGCCGGCGGCAGCGGCACCTGGCGCGTGGGTATACCGGGCGATGGCTGGACCGGTGCGGACGGCAAGATCAACGCGGCCTGGGCGCAGGGGCAGTTCGCGGTGTTCGGTGGTGTCGCTGGCACTGTCGACGTGGACGATGCCAATGGCACCGTGCGCATCACCGGTGCGCAGTTCGCGACCAACGGCTACCGCCTGCAGGGCGATGCGATCACGCTCGGCAGCGCGGCCACCACCGTGCGCGTGGGCGATGGCACGAACGCCGGTGCTGGCATGACCGCGACCATCGCGTCTTCGCTGACTGGCGCGGGCGGATTGGTGAAGGAAGACCTCGGCACGCTGGTGCTGGGCGGCACCAGCAGCTATGCGGGCGGAACCACCATCAAGGGCGGGGTCCTGCAGATCGCATCGGATGCGAACCTCGGCGCGGCCACGGGCGGCCTCGCGCTCGAAGGCACCACTCTGCACGTGACCGGCGACAGCGCTGGCACCCGCACCGTGAGTCTGGGTACAGGCAGCAACAGCTTCGACATCGACGCGGCTCGCACGCTGGCGCTCAACGGCGCGGTAAGTGGCGCGGGGAGCCTGCGCAAGATCGGCGCGGGCACTTTGCGGCTCGGCGCGGCCAACAACCACGCCGGCGGTACTTTCGTCGACGTGGGAACGCTGGCCACCGGCGTGGCTGGCGCGCTCGGCAGCGGCGCGGCGAGCGTGGCATCTGGTGCCACGCTGCAACTGGATGGCGCATTCGACGCCGGCAGCACAGCGATCGGCAACCAGGGCACCGTGCGCTTCCAGGACAAGGCAAGCGCGGGCACCTCGACCATCACGAATGCCGCGGGCGGCGTGCTGGCCTTCGCGGACGACGCATCGGCCACCAAGGCCAAGGTGCTCAACCAGGCCGGTGCGCAACTGCGCATCGACCAGGCGACCACGGGCGTGAACGTCGGCGCACTCGATGGCGCGGGCAACGTACTGCTGGGCGCCAAGGCGCTGACCACCGGTGGGCTGAACACCAGCACGACGGTATCGGGAACGATCGGCGGTGCGGACGGTTCGGTCGTCAAGGTGGGCAGCGGGACGCTGACGCTCACCGGCGCCAACAGCTACACCGGTGGCACGACGGTGACGGGCGGCACACTGAGCGCGAGCAACGCCAGCGGCAGCGCGACCGGCGCGGGTGCGGTGCTGGTGCAGTCGGGTGCCACGCTCGCGGGTACGGGCAGCATCGCGGGTGCCGTGAACGTCGCCAAGGGCGGCGTGCTTTCCGCGGGCAATGGCGGTGCGGGCACGCTGACGCTGGGCGGTCTGAGCCTGGCCGATGGCGCAGTGCTCAACTACGACTTGGGCCAGGCCGGTGTTGCCGGCGGTGCGCTCAACGACCTCGTCAACGTCAATGGCAACCTGCAACTCGACGGCACGCTCAATGTGGCAGAGACGGCCGGCGGCAAGTTCGGTGCGGGCATCTACCGGCTGATCAACTACACCGGTGGTCTGACCGACAACGGTCTCGACATCGGCAGCACGCCGAGCGCCAAGACCGATCTGCAGGTCCAGACTTCGGTGGCCCAACAGGTCAACCTGGTCAATCGCGCAGGCTTGTCGTTGAACTTCTGGGACGGTGGCGACAGCAGCAAGTACAACGATGGCCAGGTGGCCGGCGGTAGCGGCACCTGGCGCGTGGGCGTGCCGGGCGATGGGTGGACCGGTGCCGACGGCAAGATCAATGCGGCCTGGGTGCAAGACCAGTTCGCGGTGTTCGGCAGCAGCGCCGGCACCGTCGACGTGGACGATGGCAACGGCACGGTGCGCATCACCGGTGCGCAGTTCGCCACCAACGGTTACCGCTTGCAGGGCGATGCGATCGAACTGGGCACTGCGGCGACCACCGTGCGCGTGGGCGACGGCAGTGCGGCTGGTGCCGGCATGACCGCGACCATCGCGTCGTCGCTGACCGGCGCGGGCAGCCTGGTCAAGGAAGACCTGGGAACGCTGGTGCTCGAGGGCGGCAACAGCTACAGCGGCGGTACCACCATCAAGGGCGGCGTGCTGCAGATCGCATCGGATGCGAACCTCGGTGCGGCCGCAGGTAGCCTCGCACTCGAAGGCACCACGCTGCATGTGACCGGCGACACCGCGAGCAAGCGCGCGGTGAGCCTGGGCGCTGGCAGCAACAACTTCGACATCGACAAGACCGTCGCGCTGAACGGCATGGTCAGCGGCGCAGGCAGCCTGCGCAAGACCGGCACGGGCACCCTGCAACTCGGCTCGGCCAATGCCTACGTGGGCGGCACGGACGTCGCCGCGGGCTCGGTCGAGGCCCTGGTCACGGATGCGCTGGGCACGGGAGCGGTGTCGGTGGCGGGAAATGCCTCGCTGGCCTTCACCAACACGGCCGACGCGGGCAAGCTCGCGATCACCTTGGCCAAGCGCGGCAGTGCACCGACCGACAACGGCGGCTTCGTCGCTTTCCGCGACAGCAGCTCGGCCGGCAACGCGACCATCACGGCGAACCAGGACGCGTCGGTCGAGTTCCGCGACAGCGCGAGCGCGGGCAGCTCGGTGATCGAGAACCGCGGTGGCTCGACCACGCTGTGGTTCAACGCGGAGGGCGGCAAGGCTCGGATCACGAACTTCGCGGGCGGTCGCATCGACCTGCTCGACGACGCGAGCGCGGGCCAGGCACGACTGGTCAACGAGAACGGCGGTGTGATCAGCTTCGCGGACCGCACGAGCGCGGACCAGGCGACGGTGGTGAACAACGCGGGCGGGCAGCTGCGCATCGGCAGCCTCACGAATGCGGGCGTGGGCATCGGCTCGCTCGAAGGCGCAGGTGACGTATTCCTCGGCGCCAAGGCGCTGACCACGGGCGGCTTGAACACGAGCACGACGGTGTCGGGCACGATCAGCGGCGGCGGCGGCGGCGGCGGCGGCGGCTCGGTCGTGAAGGTCGGCAGCGGCACGCTCTCGCTGAGTGGCGCCAATACCTACACCGGTGGCACCACGGTGGCGGGCGGCACGCTCGCGGCCAACAACGCGAGCGGCAGCGCGACCGGCACGGGCACGGTGCAGATCCAGGGCGGCGCGACGCTGGCCGGCAATGGCAGCATCGCCGGTGCCGTGAACATCGCCAAGGGCGGTGTGCTGTCGGCCGGCAATGGGGGCGTGGGCACGCTGACGCTCGGCAGCCTGAGCCTCGCCGATGGCGCGGTGCTCAACTACGACCTGGGCCAGGCCAACACCGTGGGTGGCCCGCTCAACGACCTCGTCAACGTCAACGGCAACCTGCAGCTCGACGGCACGCTCAACGTGGCGCAGTCCGCGGGCGGCAGCTTCGGCGCGGGCCTTTACCGGCTCATCAGCTACACGGGCAGCCTGACGGACAACGGTCTCGACATCGGCACCGCACCGGGTGCTGCGGCCGACCTGCAGGTGCAGACCTCGGTGGCGCAGCAGGTCAACCTGGTCAACCGCGCGGGCCTGTCGCTGAACTTCTGGGACGGCAGCGACGCGAGCAAGTACAACGACGGCCTGGTGGCCGGCGGCAACGGCACCTGGCGCGTGGGCGTGCCGGGCGATGGCTGGACCGGTGCCGACGGCAAGATCAACGCGGCGTGGGCGCAGGGACAGTTCGCGGTGTTCGGCGGCAGCGCCGGCACGGTGACGGTCAGCAACGCGGGCGGCACGGTGCGCATCAACGGTGCGCAGTTCGCCACCAACGGCTACCGCGTGCAGGGCGACGAGATCGAGCTCGGCAATGCAGCGACCACCGTGCGCGTGGGCGATGGCACCAACGCCGGCACGGGCATGACCGCGACCATTGCGTCTTCGCTGACCGGCGCGGGCGGCCTGGTCAAGGACGACCTCGGCACGCTGGTGCTGGACGGCAGCAACAGCTACAGCGGCGGCACGACCATCAAGGGCGGCATCCTGCAGATCGCGTCGGACGCCAACCTCGGCGCCGCGGCGGGCGGCCTCGCGCTCGAAGGCACCACCTTGCGCGTGACGGGCGACATCGCCAGTGCGCGTACGGTGAGCCTGGGGGCGGGCAGCAACCGCTTCGACGTCGACGCGGCCCGCACGCTGGCGCTCAACGGCAGCGTGAGCGGCGCGGGCAGCCTGCGCAAGATCGGCGCGGGCAGCTTGCGGCTCGGCGCGGCCAATGCGTATGCCGGCGGCACCTTCGTCGACGCGGGCACCTTGACCACTGACGTGACCGGTGCGCTCGGCAGCGGCGCGGCCAGCGTGGCCGCGGGGGCCACGCTGCAACTGGGTGGCGGTTTCGATGCCGGCACCACGGCCATCGGCAACCAGGGCACGGTGCGCTTCCAGGACAAGGCTAGCGCGGGCACGTCGACCCTCACCAACGCCGCGGGCGGCGTGCTGGCCTTCGCGGACGACGCTTCGGCGAACAAGGCCACGGTGCTGAACCAGGCCGGGGCGCAGGTGCGCATCGACCAGGCGAGCGTTGGTGTGAATGTTGGCGCTCTTGGCGGCGCGGGCGATGTGCTGCTGGGCGCGAAGGCGCTGACCACGGGTGGACTGAACACGAGCACGACCGTGTCGGGCGTGATCAGCGGCAACGGTGGCTCGGTCGTGAAGGTGGGCAGCGGCACGCTCGACCTGATCGGCGCCAATACCTACACCGGTGGCACGACGGTGGCGGGCGGCGCGCTCGCGGTGAACAACGCGAGCGGCAGTGCGACGGGCACCGGCGGCGTGCAAGTCGCGTCCGGCGCCATGCTCGCGGGCAACGGCAGCGTGGGCGGTGCGGTCAGCATCGCCAAGGGCGGCATCCTGTCGGCGGGCAATGGCGGCGTCGGCACGCTGACGCTCGGCGGCCTGAATCTCGCTGACGGCGCAGTGCTCAACTACGACCTGGGCCAGGCCAACACCGTCGGTGGTGCGCTCAATGACCGTGTGCAGGTCAATGGCAACCTCCAGCTCGACGGCACGCTCAACGTGGCGCAATCGAAGGGCGGCGTGTTCGGCGCGGGCATCTATCGCCTGATCGACTACACCGGCAGCCTGACCGACAACGGCCTGGACATCGGCAGCGCGCCGATCGCGGCCAAGGATCTGCAGGTGCAGACCTCGGTGGCGCAGCAGGTCAATCTGGTGAACCGCGCGGGCCTGTCGCTGAACTTCTGGGATGGTGGCGACAACACGAAGTACAACGACGGCAAGGTCGCCGGGGGCAATGGAACCTGGCGTGTCGGTGTGCCCGGAGACGGTTGGACCGGTGCGGACGGCAAGATCAACGCGGCCTGGGCGCAGGATCAGTTCGCGGTGTTCGGCGGCACGGGTGGCACGGTCACGGTCAGCAATGCGGGCGGCACGGTGCGCATCAACGGCGCGCAGTTCGCGGCCGATGGGTATGTGCTGCAGGGCGATGCGATCGAGCTTGGTGCTTCGGGGTCGGTGGTGCGCGTGGGCGATGGGTCGGGTACCGATGTCACGCGCAGCGCTACGGTGAACGTCGCGCTGACCGGCGCCGGTGGCCTGGTGAAGGACGACGTGGGTCGCCTGATCCTCGGCGGCACCAACACCTACACCGGCGGCACGACCGTGAAGGCCGGCGTGCTGCAAGGCAACACGGCGAGCCTGCAAGGCGGCATCGTCAACGACGCCGAGGTCGTGTTCGACCAAGCCAAGGCCGGCAGCTATGCCGGCGCGATGAGCGGTACGGGCAAGCTGCGCAAGATCGGCACGGGCACGTTGACCCTGACCAGCGCGAACAGCTACGCAGGCGGCACCTTCGTCGACGCGGGCACGCTGGCCACCGACGTGACCGGAGCCCTCGGCAGCGGCGCGGCGAGCGTGGCCTCGGGCGCCACGCTGCAGTTCGGCGGCAAGGCCGACCTGGGAAGCCTGTCGGTCGCCAACAGCGGCACGGTGCGCCTGCAAGGCAACGCGAGCGCGGGCAGCGCCAGCCTCGTCAATGCCTCGGGCGCCGTGCTGGCCTTCGCGGACGACGCGACGGCCGACAAGGCCACGGTGAGCAACGCGTCCGGTGCGCAGGTGCGCATCGACCAGGCCACGACGGGCGTGAGCATCGGCACCCTCGGTGGCGCGGGCGACATCGCGCTGGGCGCGAAGGCGCTCACGCTCGGCGGATTGAATGCCAACAGCACGCTGTCGGGCACGATCGGCGGTACGGGTGGCGCGCTCGTCAAGGTGGGGACTGGCACGCTGACGCTGACCGGTGCCAACACCTATACCGGTGGCACCACGGTGGGCGCGGGCACGCTGAGCGTGAACAACAAGAGCGGCAGTGCGACGGGCACGGGCGCGGTGCTGGTCCAGAGCGGCGCGACCCTTGCGGGCAGCGGCAGCATCGCTGGCGCGGTGACCATCGACAAGGGCGGCATCCTCGCTGCGGGCAACAGCCCGGGCACGCTGACGCTCGGTGCGCTCACGCTCGCGGGCGGCTCCACGCTCAACTACGAGTTGGGCCAGGCCGGCGTTCCTGGCGGCGCGCTCAACGACCTGATCAACGTGACGGGCAACCTGAACCTAGACGGCACGCTGAACATCGCGCAATCCGCGGGCGGCAGCTTCGGCCCTGGCCTCTACAGGCTCATGAGCTACGGCGGCAGCTTCACCGACAACGGCCTGGACATCGGTACAGTGCCGGGCTCGGCCAAGGTGGCGGACCTGCAGGTGCAGACTTCGGTGGCGAACCAAGTGAACCTGGTGAACCGCGCGGGCCTGTCGCTGAACTTCTGGGATGGTGGCGACAGCACCAAGTACAACGACGGTCAGATCGCCGGCGGCTCGGGCACCTGGCGCGTGGGCAACCCGCAGCCCTCGATGGATGCCTGGTCCGACATGGACGGCAAGCTCAACGCCAACTGGGCGCAGAACCAGTTCGCGGTGTTCGGCGGCAAGGCCGGCACCGTGACGGTGGATGCGGCTGGCGGCGCGGTGCGCATCGCCGGTGCGCAGTTCGCCACCGATGGCTATGTGGTGCAGGGTGACGGCATCGTGGTGGACAACGCCAACTCGGTGATCCGCGTGGGGGATGGCACGGCTGCAGGTGCGACCATGACCGCAACCCTCAATGTGGCGCTCAGCGGCACGGGCGGTATCTCGAAGGAGGATGCGGGCCGACTGATCCTGGGCGGTGCCAATACCTACACCGGGGGTACCACCGTCAAGGGCGGCGTGCTGCAGGGCAGTGCGACGAGCCTGCAAGGCAATATCGTCAACAACGCGGAGGTCGCCTTCGACCAGGGCAAGACGGCGGGCACCTATGCGGGCACGATGAGCGGCACGGGCAAGCTGCGCAAGATCGGCACGGGCACCTTGACCTTGAGCAGCGCCAACAGCTACAGCGGTGGCACGCTGGTAGATGCGGGTACGCTCGCCACCGAAGTGACAGGCGCACTCGGCAGCGGCGCGGCAAGCGTTGCATCGGGCGCCACGTTGCAGTTTGGTGGCAAGGCGGACGCGGGCAAGCTCGCTATCGCCAATGCAGGCACCTTGCGACTGCAAGACATCGCGAGCGCTGCAGGCGCCACGGTGACCAATGCAGCGGGTGGCCAAGTGCGCATCGATTTGACGACCACGGGCACGAGCATCGGCTCGCTTGGTGGTGCAGGCGATGTGGTGCTCGGCACCAAGACGCTGACCACCGGTGCTCTCGGCACTGACAACACGATCTCGGGCGCCATCACCGGCACGACGGGCTCGCTCGTCAAGGTTGGCGCAGGCACGCTCACGCTGTCGGGCACGTCCAGCTATAGCGGAGAGACCCGCATCGCAGCAGGCACCTTGAAGGCCGGCGCGACCAACGCCTTCAGCGCCGCATCGAGCGCTGTGGTCGCCAGCGGCGCCACGCTCGACCTCGGCGGCTTCAGCCAGAAGATGACCGGCCTGACCAACGCGGGCACGGTCTCCTTGCTCGGCACCGTCCCAGGCACGACCTTGACCTTGACTGGCCCCTACGTCGGCAACAACGGCGTGCTTCGCCTCGGCGCGAAGCTCGACAACCCCGGCATCGCAGACCGCCTGGTGCTCGACGGCGCCACCGCATCCGCCAGCGGCAAGACCACGGTGCAGGTCACCAACCTCGGCGGCCTGGGCGCACGCACCAGCGGCGCAGGCATCGAGCTGATCAGCGCGAAGAACGGCGCGACCACCACCGCGCAAACCAGCAAGGACGCCTTCGTGCTCTCGGGCGGTCGCGTTGACGCCGGTGCCTACGAGTACCGCCTGTACGCGGGCGATGCGGGCGGCGAGGGCGAGAACTGGTACCTGCGCACCGAAGCGGAGCCGGGCGCCTCGCTGCCGACGTACCGCGCTGAGGCCTCCCTCTTCGCAGCCCTGCCGAACCAACTGCGCCAAAGCAACCTCGGCATGCTGGCCAGCCTGAGCCAGCGCATCGGCGACGACGACGTGCGCGGCAGCGGCGGTGCAAGCACCACGAGCGTGGACGGCGGCAACCGCCGAGCCTGGGGCCGTCTGATCTCCACCGACATGGACATCCGCCAGGGCGGCACCGTCTCGCCGCATGCCGAGGGCCGCGTGAGCGGGCTGCAGGCAGGTACCGACCTGTGGGCCAATGCGAACTGGCGCGCGGGCATCTATGTCGGCCAGCTCGAAGGCGATACGCGTGTCAGTGGCTTCAGCAGCGGCCTCCTGAACGGCGCTGCAGGCCGCAACGACCTGCGCAGCCAGTACCTGGGCCTGTACGGCACCTTCACGAGCGATGACGGCTTCTATGCCGACACGGTGCTGCAGGCCGGCCGCCATCGCTACACGGTGCAGCCGCAACTGAGCGCCGGTGTCACGGGCAAGGGCAACAGCTTCCTGGCCTCGATCGAGGTCGGCAAGGCCTTTGCGCTCGGCACGGGCGGCTGGTCGGTGGAGCCGCAGCTGCAGCTGATCCACCAGCGCCTGCGCCTGGACGACGTGGCGATTCCCGGTGCGCTGGTGCAGCAGGACGCCGACAGCAGCTGGACCGCACGCGCTGGTGTGCGCATCAAGGGCAGCTTCGCGACAAGCGCGGGCACGCTGCAGCCCTATGCGCGCCTCAACGTCTACCGCAGCTCGAAGGGCAACGACATCGCGCGCTTCGTGAACCCGGCGGCGATCACGCCGGTGGGCGCACCGATCGGCGGCACGAGCACGGAACTGGCAGCAGGCTTCACGCTGGCACTGAGCCAGCGCACGAGCCTGTATGGCGAGCTCGGCAAGCAGTGGGCCTCGGGCGGCGTCGCTCGCGTGGGCAGCTCGGTCAATGCGGGGGTAGGCGTTCGCGTGAAGTGGTGA